taaatgcgATGCCGTTTATTCAATTTTACGTGTCGCAATTGACCATCTGTGTTAATGTAATACTATTGAATTTGATGGATATGTATATATGAATATCATTACTTTTGTTGGTGTccattatttgttaaatttgactTGAGTTATCTTAGTAAATCATTAgtgttttaataaataaaaaaggattTTGAGAGGatcttataaatttaattaaaatatatatcagtggtataaatatttcttccgagttatttaataataaactaTTGAAAGAATCAGTTTTTCTGCGTTGTTTGTCTACGGTAAGATAAACATCAAGATGacctaattaattatatgataaCTTCTTAAGATTATCAAGAGTAATTTAGGAAATATGAAACTATGGAAAACGAACTAAAATTGGTAAAACTGAGGAATATGAAACACGTTGTTTAAGGGATTTTGTAAAGGATCAATGCTAATTGttaataaacatatttcaatgTTACCAGTTTCAATTATGTTTAgattagaatattattttatatttctataatattttttaatttagttgtCATTATTTTTTGCAGAAGTATTATTAGTACTAGTTTTCCTAACAACTTTTTACAATGATAGTATCTTTAATAgtatatcttcttttttttctagtcttttatatttattaaatcatattctactattttatatttatttatttgttatagttctaaaattttattactattacgGTATAACTAAAAGtggtaatattaaaatatgaaggTCGTTGTTTGACGCCATACCTTTCAAATTAGgtcaagaaagaaaataaaggcatttgatggagagagaaaaaatgcATGTATGGCAAAAGACAAATGATGAGAGAAACAAAtcgattatatatatataatcgaTTTGTTTTATTCTAGACATACATTAAGAGCAaaacgtaaaaaaaattgtacaattcAGTTGGCAAAAGATTATGCAGCAACGCACAATGAGGGCTTGGTGTCAGAGAAGCATCAATTTAATGAAACAATCAGTTAAGATTATGACTCCAATAAACTTCAAATCTTCATGGGATCGCGGGTTCATTGAAGGAAAACctattaaataacattttgttattaattaatagtCCATAGTCATCATCAATAGCAGCTAGCTATTCATTGAATTGAAGACAACCATGTGACTCTTTGCTTCCAAACTATTTAAACATGCCGGCCTTCTTTCTTATTACCGGCCAGCAACCTGAGGTTTCATTAGTGTTCTATGATTTTCAATAATGAACGCCCACGACAATACATTAATCCACATTTTAAAGTGGCATGTATTCGTCGAACAAATGGCAAATTCTTGACTACATCGAgataaatatttagttgaatTGTAATGAAGACGGTCTACTAAGACTTCAAGTTGAAGTCTTGAACAAGGAATTAATCGTGggctttatattttatttatcactgAATTAGACTATCACAAAACCTGAACTGGCAGTAAGGGAGAAAGACTAAACTTAACTGAGGAATACGCCACTTGGTTGGCTTCCCTTCAAATATGATACCAATGAACATAAGTCTTCCACACTCCATTTGCTTGGCCAGAGAGATATCCAACATAGCTTTCTTAATATGCCAGAGCCTCGTGAACAAAAGATTCTTATTCACGATAATAAGATCGACCATTTCTCATTCTCCACAAAACATTTACTGTaacatcaaaatataataagacGTGCATGCCACAATATTATGCTCCACCCAATTTAGATAGATATAAACTATAGGAAGTGATGAACAATTGATGAGCCATGGGTTTTTCCCCAAGGACCGAAGAAAGATTCAGTAGAGTTGCTACCTTTTAGACAAATTGGGATTCAAGGCTGAGATCAATTTCCACAGGGCTTTCTCACGGTCGGATAAGATAGAAAATGCTGCATCTGGGGTTTTTAAGTGGTTAGTCCTTATGCTTTCATAAGATGAAGctacaaagtaaataatataGTAATACTTGACCTAGCCTAATTGTCACTGAAACATTGGCGCAAAACTTCCCCACTCTACGCGTAGATGCTCCAAGCCAATACCACAACCAGTTCAATCAATCATCACTGAGGAAGTCGGTAGTTTTGAAAGGTAAATATCACTCAGGTAGATAAAACGTTAGGTAAGTCAAAATGTCTGGGACACCCATGCATCCAAAAAGTCAATAACAAAGTTAAGTTGCTTAGTATTTTCGAAAAAGGTATTCGAGCATCCAAAAAGAACACAACATATTTATCATTAAAGAAAAACGATGTCTTGTAATCACAATTTAGCAAATAAATGTCTGATAACTACAATTTTAACAAGCGATGTAAAAATGCTCTTCCAAATACCTTTTACAAATTCTTTTTGCAGATGGCATATGAAATGGGTTTTGGGAGAAACAAGCAAGTTCACTCGTACAGCACAACTTAATATTCTgcaaataaaaattaagcaGGAAATATGTACACGAAAGAATTCGGGAGGGGGGGAATGGAATTAATGCTACAAAAAGTTAGTGGTTCAACTTCATAACACGAGATACCCTTTCAAAGAATATGGGGCACATGCTAGGGCTGAACACGATGTCCTCTCTCATCCATTCTGGAGCCAATCTTTCAAATGTACCGAGAGATAAAGCATGGTACATCAGCTCGGCTTCCTCTTCAGGGGCTTTGCAAATCCATGATAAACTGAAGGAGTAGCCTATCATTGTTCCAATACAAGAAATAAGTTGTTAACCAAGCAGTTACTTATCTGCATTCTGCGAAATGTTAAATGGcaagaattttatttaaagaacaagCCGTAATAATACTCcaaaaaattgagaccaaaagCAGCTTTGTCAAAGAATGAGATCAACATATGAAACATAGGTCTTACTGAActgagaataaaataaaataattttgaattctgCATATAAAATCAACTAGTTTCTAAAAACTGACTATTGTTTGTTTACCACCCCCACCCATCCCAGaggaaataaatatttcatatttaaagataaattgtGAGAAGGAAGGAAAATTTAACTGGCAAAGGTATCCCGTAACATCTTGTTAGGTCAGCCCCATTATCTGTCTTAAGGTACAAATAATGTGCAAATTATCTGTTAAGACCCCAGTTAAGACCTGTCAGAGGTACAGATTGTTCTAGCACATCCATACTCTTGAGACCCTATAAAAGACATGGATGGCGAATGCAGAAGACACAACTGCAACACACAACAATCTTACAAGCCTATTGTTCATACTCCTTCTGCAAATATTGTAGTTCTGTCTAGTAGTGAGAAAATCATTGTAATATCTTTCACTTTGTGAATTTTTTCTGTAAGGAGCCCTTTAATATTTATCTTCTCTCTTAGAGTTATTCCTTTGCCTTACCCTTTACTATGGTTTTCTAGTCAGAAGTGACTATAATGAATACTTGTAATTCTTAATCATAGGAAGATATTAGGATCTGATAACTAGGAGCGACTTTATCAACTCGAGTTTGTTAAGAGTGATTTTGTGTACTTAGTTGTAATTGTGATTGGTTTTAGTAGAACATTTAAGATAGATCAAAGTTAGGGTGAACAAGTACAAATCTTGTATATCCTCATACCTAGAGATGATCAAGCATTAGACTGTCTACTGCTCTTTGCAAAAGAGTCTCAAACTCTATTCAACACCCTTCTAAAGTTACCTGCTCTTCAGTATCTTCACCCTTCTCTTGATCTTTTCACACCGTTTCTAGGCCCATTGAGCATCTTCGATCTGTGTATCCATTTTcatgacatttttatttaaaaataataaataaagaaacagCTACCCTCCTCCCTACTTGTACCTTTTTATAagggtattttttttattttcacgtAATTTGTATTACTGTCTATTTGGTTATTTAGTGTGCTTACACACTTGATAGGATAAGAATTAATCATGCTTGTTTCTTTTCTACTTTTGTCTTTCTCTCTTATCATATCCTTCGTTATCATATATTGACTATCAAACAACAGAATTCCAAAAACTATATCTAGATTGAAACCTTATAGTTAAGCATATTTATTGTTCACATTCGAACTAACTGTAACTCAAACATAatccaaaattattaattaccaCTTGATAAATGCAGTGCAGAAAGGCATATCCGTCCAGCTTGACAGTAAGTGGAAAATTTCATTCCCAGTACATATTCAAAAAGAACTGGAATAAGCCAGTCACCATGACCAGTTTCCTGTAAATCAATGCCTGTAAAATGCAATGAAGGATATATAATACTCCAAAATTCCAGCCAAAGAATTCACACATAAAGCATGAACAACAATTGCTAACACCAACCTGATCGAACATTAGCCTCACTACAGCACTCCAACCGCTATTTCACAACAAAATGTCAGCATATTATGGTGATTACATTTTGCActcaaacaaattaaatttgtacAGAATGCATGTGCGTGTGATTATTCATTCATATAAAAACAAACACATActtacatatatacatatacatacttATGTGTGTGTATTTCATTTTTAGGGCTCCAAATGCTCACCTTACCAGATGCGGTCACCTTGCAGGTATTTTGCATTGACTCTCTCTCAAAAGAACCTTGATCATTTTGAAAAGATATaaacctttcttctttctccaaAGCATTCTGTCTTATACGTTTTCTAGTCATTCTTACAGATGAGCTGTTAGAGTTATCCTTAAACTGACCATCTACAATCATGATCCTGCTACTATTATTTAAATCATGAGATGCTCCTTCCTGGTGAAGCTGCTGCAATTTCTCAACTTCTTCAGAAAGAGTTTCATCTGCCAAAAGTTCACATCCAAATCATCAatagagaagaagaataaaTGAAATAGACATACATTTAAGGCAGACACAAGGAAATAGAATGATGAACTTAAATTCACAAAAGATGATTAAGAATCATCATCAAACTCCAAGATTGAAAATAGATTCGCGCAAAGTTGTAAAAAATTAACCACATAGTGGAAAACAATAAACCTTGCTTTCTATTTAAAACGAGGAATTGatcagaaaaatataaaagtatttagaGAAATTCTAGACTTAGAGCAATATGTTAAAACAAGGTTACACAGTCCTATAAAACTGACTCGGTAAGATGATGTTTGATTTACTTATATCTATAGTTTAGCCTATATCTAGTTGATGTGGAATCTCCAACACATCTCCTTACCAAAAATATCAAGTAGAATTGAGGAAAGCGTGATAGTGCATGGCATGATAGGCCCAAATCTCAACTAAGATAGAGTCTTATGACTATGATAGGTAATGGATTTGAGCGTACTTCAACCCTAGAAAACCAACTCATTAAGGAGAAATTTGTCGTTACTTATATAATTTAGTCTTATATCTAACCTACATGAAATTGGTGTTATCTCTGGCCTACATGAAATCTCTAACTAAGGAAAACATACAAAAAGTAAGGACAATGTAAAAAGTACTATTTTCAACAACTACACTGGTATTATTAATACTCGTGTGCatcaagaaataaaagaaaaagaaaaacgtgTACTACAATTACTTAACAAGCAATTAAATTTGTCGGAAATAATCCAAGTGAGTtaaagtctcacattggatacaaaagacaaagttaaacaatatataagatAAAGGCTCATAAtctcattgtcttaaggttttggtttAAAAAGTGGTATTAAATGTCTTATATATGTAAGACTAATGTCGCATATATAGATCTTAATGACTACAACCTTCCTTTGAAACATAACCTATGGTTCAGAGTGACTGACTGCATAACCATAATAAAAAGGATCATCATATGCCGATGATTCGGGTGACTGACaacataattataacaaaaaggGTTCAACATAACAAAAGGGGTTCGGGTGATTGACaacataaccataacaaaaa
This portion of the Vigna unguiculata cultivar IT97K-499-35 chromosome 6, ASM411807v1, whole genome shotgun sequence genome encodes:
- the LOC114187314 gene encoding uncharacterized protein LOC114187314 isoform X1; this encodes MEVLYTKLYDKYTELKTKKLSDLEHLNEGQQLKFINCLSAAEEVVEHLKTEKEELLGQVNDLRVELALLRAAKDNQLADYQMLLMEERHKNETLSEEVEKLQQLHQEGASHDLNNSSRIMIVDGQFKDNSNSSSVRMTRKRIRQNALEKEERFISFQNDQGSFERESMQNTCKVTASGKRLECCSEANVRSGIDLQETGHGDWLIPVLFEYVLGMKFSTYCQAGRICLSALHLSSGYSFSLSWICKAPEEEAELMYHALSLGTFERLAPEWMREDIVFSPSMCPIFFERNIKLCCTSELACFSQNPFHMPSAKRICKRYLEEHFYIAC
- the LOC114187314 gene encoding uncharacterized protein LOC114187314 isoform X2, which gives rise to MEVLYTKLYDKYTELKTKKLSDLEHLNEGQQLKFINCLSAAEEVVEHLKTEKEELLGQVNDLRVELALLRAAKDNQLADYQMLLMEERHKNETLSEEVEKLQQLHQEGASHDLNNSSRIMIVDGQFKDNSNSSSVRMTRKRIRQNALEKEERFISFQNDQGSFERESMQNTCKVTASGKRLECCSEANVRSGIDLQETGHGDWLIPVLFEYVLGMKFSTYCQAGRICLSALHLSSGYSFSLSWICKAPEEEAELMYHALSLGTFERLAPEWMREDIVFSPSMCPIFFERVSRVMKLNH
- the LOC114187314 gene encoding uncharacterized protein LOC114187314 isoform X3; amino-acid sequence: MEVLYTKLYDKYTELKTKKLSDLEHLNEGQQLKFINCLSAAEEVVEHLKTEKEELLGQVNDLRVELALLRAAKDNQLADYQMLLMEERHKNETLSEEVEKLQQLHQEGASHDLNNSSRIMIVDGQFKDNSNSSSVRMTRKRIRQNALEKEERFISFQNDQGSFERESMQNTCKVTASGKRLECCSEANVRSGIDLQETGHGDWLIPVLFEYVLGMKFSTYCQAGRICLSALHLSSDRRCSMGLETV